Part of the Flavobacterium okayamense genome, TATTAATGGTTATGATGAGCGTATGAAATATGGTGGTCCAGATAGAGAGTTTGGAGAGCGTTTAGAAAATTATGGTGTAAAAGGAAAACAAATACGACACAAAGCAATCGTAGTCCACTTAGATCACCCAAGAGGATATAAAACTCCTGAATCTCTAGCAGCTAATTTAGCGATTAGAAAAGAGGTAAAAGAGAAAAAGATTAAATGGACTCCATTTGGAATTAAAAAATAAAATTAAATGAATATTTTAGTAACAGGCGCTGCAGGTTTTATAGCTTCTCATTTATGTGAAGACTTAGCAAGTAAAGGCTTTAATGTTTATGGCATCGATAATTTTAATGATTATTATGATGTGAAGCTAAAGCGTTTAAATGCTGCAGATTTGCTTACTAAAGGCGTTAAAATATTTGAAGTTGATCTTAACAGTGATTTAGCGGAAGTTTTTAAAGTTAAATACGATTATATTTATCATTTAGCTGCTCAACCCGGAATTTCTACAACAACTTCTTTAGAGGAATATGTTACCAATAATATCTATGCTACGCAAAATTTATTGGATTTTGTTTTAAAGTATAATGCAGATTTAAAGATGTTTGTAAATATTGCGACCTCTTCTGTTTATGGTTTAGAAGCAACGGTAGATGAAACGGTTCCGCCTCAACCGGTATCTTTTTATGGAGCTACTAAATTAGCCGCAGAACAGTTAGCTTTAGCTTTACAGAGAACAAACAAATTAAAAGTTTGTTCAATACGCTTATATTCTGTTTATGGGCCAAGAGAACGTCCTGAAAAATTATACACATTATTAGTTGAAAATTTATTCAACAACAAACCTTTCCCTTTGTTTGAAGGAAGTGATAAACACGAAAGAAGTTTTACATATGTAGGAGACATTGTTGAGGGTCTATCATCAATTATTGGGAAAGAGGAATTAATCAATGGCGAAATTATTAACCTTGGAACTGATGAGGTTAATACAACAGGTCAAGGAATAGAATTGGTTCAAAAGATTATGAATAAGCAATTATTGATAGACCATAAACCACCAAGAAAAGGAGACCAACAACGTACTGCTGCAGTTATAGATAAAGCACGTAAATTATTAGACTACAGTCCGAAAACAAGTTTTGAAGAAGGTTTAAAAGAACAAGTAAAATGGTTTAAAGAAAAGTTTATTGACTAATTCTTTTTACAAATTGTTCTAATTTTTCTTTGAATAAATCCGGATTCAATTTTTCATACCACTCTAAAGACTTTTCCTTAAAGTTTTTAGGGTGTTTGTTTTTATAGAGATCCGAATAATAATCGCGTAAGTGTACTATATCATGTAAACCACTTGTTTCCATTATATTCCATGAATTTCTATTTATCCAAGGGGCATAAATTGTAAATGTGGGTATGTTAAGAGCTTTTGCCATATTAGTTGCACCACCTTCATTTCCTATTAATGCATCGCATTGCGATAATACACTAATAAATGTTCGCAACCCTTTACAATAAAAATCAAAAACTATTTGCTTTTGTGTTTCTAAATTACAACTATCAAAAATTGCTTTAGCTTCATCTTTTTGATTTGGCATGTAATTAAATACAAGCTGTGCATTCTTATTACTGATAGTAATGGTGTCTAAAACTTTTGCCATATAATCTTTTGGTAAGCTTTTGTTAGGAGCACTTCCTACAATACTTATCATAAAAATTGGCTTACTAATGTTGAGTTGACTTTCAATAATAGATTTTGCATTTGTAGTTTCTTCAGAAGTTAAGTGAATTTTTGGATAAATTAATTCAACTTCTTTTTTAAGGAAAGTTTTAGCTAATAAAAGTCGGAAAGCATTTGCAGTTCCTTCACATTCTGTATCAGGTGTTACAGTTTTAGTAAATAGTAAATCAGTATACCATTTTTTTGTTGCAATTCTTGTTTTTACCTTACTTAAATAACTTGGAATTATACTTTGAAGTTTTCCGTAGGCATCTATAATTGCAGTATAATTCTCTTGCTTGATTTCTTTCCCTAGCTTTACAAAACCTTTAAAGCCTTTATATTTTTCTTCTTCAAAAAATATAACTTTATCAATGAAAGGATTGTTTTCTACAACTGCAAAACTATTTTTTTGAATTAAATAATGAATTTCGCAATTGGGATTATTTTTTTTTATAGTTTCACAAATGACAGTACTTGCCAGTACGTCACCTATCATTTTGATTTGTATGACAAGTACTTTCATTGTTAAACCGCTACATTATACTCTCTTAACGCATCGTTAAGTGATGTTTTTAAATCAGTAGAAGGTTTTCTTTGTCCTATAATTAAAGCACATGGAACTTGAAATTCTCCTGCAGCAAATTTCTTAGTATAACTCCCTGGAATCACAACCGAACGAGCAGGTACAAACCCTTTATATTCTTTTGGTTTATCTCCCGTAACATCAATAATTTTTGTTGAACCCGTTAAAACAACATTTGCACCTAAAACGGCTTCTTTTTCAACGCGAACGCCTTCAACAACAATACAACGCGAACCAATAAACGTACCATCTTCAATAATTACAGGAGCCGCTTGTAAAGGTTCTAAAACACCTCCAATTCCAACACCTCCACTTAAGTGAACATCTTTTCCTATTTGTGCACAACTTCCTACAGTAGCCCATGTGTCAACCATAGTGCCTTCATCTACGTAAGCACCTATGTTTACATAACTTGGCATCATAATTACACCTTTAGAAACATAAGAACCATATCGAGCTGTTGCAGGCGGAACTACACGAACACCTTTTTCAGCATAATTACGTTTTAGTTCCATTTTATCATGATACTCAAAAATTCCAGCTTCCCAAGTTTCCATTTTTTGAATAGGAAAATACATCACTACTGCTTTCTTGACCCATTCATTTACTTGCCAACCATTAATTGTTGGTTCTGCAACACGTAAAGTTCCGTTATCTAATAATTCAATAACTTCTCGAATAACTTTTTGAGTTGTTTCCTCTTGTAATAAAGCTCTGTTTTCCCAAGCTTGTTCTATTGTAGATTGTAAGTTTTCCATGCTAAAAAATTGTTATGCAAATATACGCTTTTCAATTATATTGGTATGTAATTTGCAAGAAACAACTTATGATTTTGTAAATTTGTAAAAAGTATTGCTATGAAGTATTTTAAATTTCTTTTTGTTGTGATTTTTTTCACAATAATGGGTTGTAAAGGAGGCAAGGAAACTAATTCTAATAAAATTACCAGCGAAGTTTTTACTGACTCTGTGATTTCTTCTATTGAATCGTATGATAATGAAATAAAGTTAGAAGGAACAAAATGGAAGTTAATACAATTAAGAGGAAAACAAGTTCAAAATACTTCCGAAAAAGAAATGATTATTGAGTTTCATTCAGATGGTCGTTTTTCGGCAAATATGGGATGTAATGGAATTGGCGGAAATTATCATATTAAAGAAGGAAATAGAATTTCTTTCTCTCAAGTCATTTCAACCATGATGGCTTGTCCAAATATGGAAAATGAAGAGGTTTTTAAAGCAATTATTGAAACAATTGATAATTATGCAATTTCAAATAATAAATTATCTTTAAACAAAGCAAGAATGGCTCCTTTGGCTGTTTTTATAAAAAAATAATATGCCACAACTTTTAGCCATAGATTACGGAAAAAAAAGAACAGGGATTGCGGTTACAGACGATATGCAAATAATTGCATCTGGACTTACAACTGTAGAAACAGAAAAATTAATTTCTTTCTTAAGAGATTATTTTTCAAAAAATAAAGTTGAAAAAGTAATTATTGGTGAACCCAAACAAATGGATGGCTCAGCTTCAGAAAGTGCTATTTTAATAGACAGTTTTATTACAAAGTTTAAAGAGGTTTTCCCCAATATGATTATTGAAAGAATAGACGAACGTTTTACTTCTAAAATGGCTTTTCAAACTATGATTGATAGTGGAATGAAGAAAAAACAACGCCAAAATAAAGGTTTGATAGATGAAATAGCCGCAACTATTCTTCTTCAAGATTATTTAAATTATAAAAAGTAGTATTTTTGCCATTCAGAATTTAGAAAATTACAAAACATGATTTTACCAATATACGGATATGGAGAAGCAGTTTTACGCAAAATGTGTGAAGAAATTTCTAAAGATTATCCAAACTTAAAAGAAACTATTGCTAACATGTACGAAACTATGTACAATGCTCATGGAGTAGGATTAGCAGCGCCTCAAGTTGGTTTACCTATTCGCATTTTTATTGTTGATACAGAACCTTTTGCGGATAGTGATGATGTTTCTAAAGAAGAAGCAGCTGAATTAGAAGGTTTTAAAAAGACCTTTATTAATGCAAAAATTATAAAAGAAGAAGGTGATATTTGGGGATTTAACGAAGGTTGTTTGAGTATTCCAGATGTTCGTGAAGATGTTTTTCGTCATGAAAAAATTACAATTGAATATTTCGACGAAGATTTCAATAAGAAGACAGAAGTTTATGATGGTTTAATTGCAAGAGTTATCCAACATGAATACGATCATATCGAGGGTATTTTATTTACCGATCATCTTTCTACTTTAAAGAAAAAATTAATTGGTAAAAAACTAATGAATATTATGGAAGGAAAAGCAAGACCCGACTATAAAATGAAGTTAGCTAACAAAAAAGTAAAATAAAAACAGTAAATAGTCGTTAAAAATTAGTTTTTAAAACTTTAAAATACTAATCACTAATCACTAAAAAAACATATATTTGCCAACCTAAAAAAATTGATTTAAAATGAGCATTCAAAAAATATTAGCTATTTCTGGGAAACCAGGTTTATTTGAATTAAAATTACAAACAAGAACAGGATTTGTTGCTGAATCTTTATTAGACGGAAAAAAAATAACTGTTGGAATGCGTAGTAACGTAAGTTTACTTTCTGAAATTGCAGTTTATACGTATTCTGAAGAAGTTCGTTTAAGCGAAGTATTCAAAGCAATTGCTACTAAAGAAAAAGACGGTCAAGCATTATCACATAAAGAAGACGATGCTAAAATAAGAGATTATTTCCGTGAAGTATTACCTGAATTTGATGAAGATAGAGTATATACTTCAGATATCAAGAAAGTACTAAATTGGTACAATTTACTTCAGCCAAAAGGGTTTGTTTCTGTTGAAGCTTTATCACAAGAATCAAAAGAAGAAACTGCTGAATAAGTTGTTAATAAGATACAATTGAAATCCTACCTGAAAAGCGTAGGATTTTTTATTTTTACTAAAAGCAAAAAACATGAACTCTCGCCAACAACATCTCGACGCATTTAACCGATTGCTAGACATTATGGACGATTTACGTGAAAAATGTCCGTGGGATAAAAAGCAAACTTTAGAAAGCCTTCGCCATTTAACCATTGAAGAAACGTATGAATTGGGCGATGCAATTCTAGATAATGATTTACAAGAAATCAAAAAAGAGTTGGGTGATTTGTTGTTGCATATTGTTTTCTATGCAAAAATTGGCAGTGAAACCAATGATTTTGACATTGCTGATGTAGCCAATTCTATTTGTGATAAGTTAATCGATAGACATCCGCATATTTATGGTGATGTTGTAGTAGCTGATGAGGAAGAAGTAAAGCAAAATTGGGAAAAGTTAAAACTGAAAGAAGGCAAAAAATCAGTTTTAGAAGGCGTACCAAAGAGTTTGCCCGCATTAGTAAAAGCAAGTCGAATTCAAGACAAAGTAAAAGGAGTGGGATTCGATTGGGAAGAGCCACACCAGGTTTGGGATAAAGTTCAAGAAGAGCTACAAGAATTACAAGAAGAAGTACAATCTGCTAATCAAGATAAAATAGAAGCCGAATTTGGTGATGTTTTGTTTTCAATGATAAATTATGCCCGATTTTTAAAAGTTAATCCAGAAGACGCTTTAGAACGTACCAACAAGAAATTCATGAAGCGCTTTATGTATTTAGAAAGTAAAGCAGCTGAATTAGGTAAACCTTTAGCCGATATGACTTTGGCTGAAATGGATGTATTTTGGGAAGAAGCGAAGCGATTACCAAAATAAGGAATTGGAAAATCTTTGATTTTCAAATTAAAAAAGGGAAGAAGCGAAGCGACTTTAGTTTTCAGTCGCAGTCTCAGTCGTCAGTTCGAGTGTTCCGATGAAATCGGAATGTATCGAGAACTATAATTCATAACTCATAATTAAAAATGTATTACGCAGTAATTTTCACATCAACACGCACCGAAGTAGAAGAAGGCTATGCCGAAATGGCTATGCGTATGGTTGAATTAGCAAAACAACAAGCTGGTTTTATAGGTTTAGAAAGCGCTCGAAGTGAAATTGGAATAACTGTTTCGTATTGGGAGAGTTTAGAAGCCATAAAAGCTTGGAAAGATAACACCGAACATCTTTTGGCACAAGAAAAAGGAAAAACGACTTGGTATAAAAACTATAAAGTTAGAATTGCTAAAGTGGAACGGGAATATGAGTTTTAGAATAATAATTATTTGATAAATTTCTCTATTTCTGATGTAGAAATTATTATTAAGGAACCGCCAACATTCAAGCAAGATGAAGGAATGCCAAATTCAACATGAAAAGCCATATTATTAAATTCGTCAAAACTAATACCCATTTCATTAATTTTATAATATCTAAAATTAATGTATTTCATACAATCACTAATTTCAGAAATTTTCATATTAGACTCGTATTCTATTTTTAGTTTTTCATTAATAATTTTCTCAATTTTACTCGAATTGTTGAATAATTCTGAATTCTGAATTTTTATGTAATTTCCGTTTGATAATTTAAATAATTCATATTCATAAAAATAACGTCCTTTAAAATCAGGAGTTCCTACAGAAATAGTTTTGTATTTTTTAAAAATACAAGTTTTTGTAATAATTGAGTCTGTATTTTTTTCTTTTTCAGTTAATTGGATATTACAAATAATTTCAAGTTTTGAAGACTTTTTTTGACCAATTACATTATAAGAAATTAATATGATTGGGATTAAAATTAAATATTTTTTCATAAAAATGATTTAAAAACCCCAAGCTTTCACTCGGGGTTGGGTATTAAATTTCTCTTAATTTGCTTAGTTTTTCTTTCCACAATTTCAGTTCGTCTTTGTGGCGTTCAATATTCTTTTGAACTTCTTTCAAGAAAGGATTGTCTTTCTTCGCACTCGTAATAAACTGAATGTTATTTTCTAATTGGAAAATCTCATTTTGGACTTCATCAATTTTCTTGCGAATGAAGTATTGTTCTTTTTCTAGTGCTCTTCCATCTTCGTTTTCAACCATTTGCTCTAATTTGGCATCAAACTTCATTAATTCTGTATCTTTTTTAGATAAGCTTAGTTTTTCAAACAATGCATCTAATATCTTATTGAATTTTCCTTCAATATGACGACGATTAAAAGGAACTCTACCAATAGCTTTCCATGCTTCTATATGAGCTTTTATGGCATCTAAATCGGTTTTGTGATCGCCTGTTAATTCAAAAGATTTTAAATTTTCTAAATAGTCTTTCTTTTTATCAAAAGCTTCGATTTCAACTTTGTTTTCTTGATTTCTTACTTTATGTAAACGATCAAAATAATGGTTACAAGCATTTTTAAAATCAGCCCATATTTTATCTGAATATTTTCTTGGAACATGTCCAATTTTTTTCCATTCATCTTGAATTTGCTTCATTACTGGAGTAACTGCATTGAAATCTTCGCTATCTTTTAACGATTCGGCTTTTTCAACTAAAGCTAACTTTTTGTTTAAGTTTTCTTGTTGCTCGTGTTTGATGTCTTTATAAAACGAATTTTTATTAGCATTAAAGGCACGAACAGCTGATTTAAAAGCATCCCAAGTAGCTTCGTTTACTTCAGCAGGAACACGACCTGCTTTGAAGAATTGCTGACGTAATTCTTCCATTTTTTTAATTTGAGCTTGCCAACCATTATGCGAACTAATACTTTCGTTTCCTAAAGCTTCAATAGCTCTAATAATGGTGTTTTTGTTAGCTAAATTATCGTGCTCGCGTTCTTTTGCCTTTGAAAAGAAAGCTTCACGTTTATCGTGCATTTGTTTGGTTAAGTCGCTAAACTCGTTCCAAATAGCTTCTCTTTCTTCTCTAGCAACTGGACCAATTTCTTCTTTCCAAACACGGTGTAACAATTGCAATTCGCGGAATGCTTTCATTACATCTTCTTCGTTCACTAATTCTTTAGCGCGCTCAATAATAGCTTGTTTTTGCTCTAAATTGTTTTTAAAGTCAGAATCTCTTGCTTCTTTATCAAGATGAATTAAATCGTAAAAACGTTCGATGTGGAAATGGTAATTGTTCCAAACGATATTGTATTTGTCTCTTGGAATTGCACCCGCCGATTTCCATTGCTCACGAATATCGTTTAACTTCTTAAACATATCAGCAATTGAATCAGATTCATCTGGATGATCAACTAAAGTTCTTAGTTCTTCAATTAAATCATTTCGCTTTTGAAAATTGCTTTTTAGATTTTTTTGAAGTTGATTATAGTGTTCGTTACGTTTATGTTTGTATTCTTCATAAACCGAATCGAATTTATTTTTTAGAGGGAAATGATATTCGAATTCTGCGTTTTCATCCGTATTTTCAGCATTAAATTCATCTCTTTTTTCATCAATTAAATGATGATAATGATTCATAAATGCTTTACGGATTTCTTCTGCATGATCTTTAATAGCCATAACTTTATGGTTATTAACTAGCTTCTCTAATTCAGAAACTAAGTCTTCCATAGTCATTGACTCATAATCCAATAGCGGAATATCGTGTTTGTCTTTTACCGTATCGTCTTCGCTTTCTTCTGCATTAGAATTGTCAATCTCATCTTGAGCGTTTTTAGGTTGTGTTTCCACAAAGTTTTCTGACGTTTGGTTTTCTTGTCCATCTGCTTCATGCAGGTTATCATTCTTTTCTTCTAACATTTTTTAAATGCTTAAGGTTACTAATTGAGCCCGAAGATAATAAAGCAAGTGCAGAAATTCAAAGGAAATTCGTTAAATGTATGTTTTTTTACGTGTAACGAATGTTTTTTAAAATGCTATATTTCTATTTATTCCAAATTTTCCAAGCTTTTTCTGCCTGAAACACTAGCATCTCATATCCGTTTTGAACTTTTGCCCCTCTTTCTTTAGCTTTTTTCATGAATGTAGTTTCTTCAGGATTATACACTAAATCAAAAGCAATATGTTTGTCTGTAAACAATTCGTAAGGTAGTGGTGGACAATCTTCAACTTTAGGATGCGTACCTAATGGAGTTGTATTTATTATGATTTGATAATCATCAAAAACTTCGTCATTCAATTCTTCATAGGAAAGTTCATATTCAGAAGGAGTTCTAGAAACAAAATCGAACTCTATTTGAAGTCTTCTTAATGCATAAGCAATCGCTTTGCTCGCACCACCTGTTCCTAATATTAAGGCTTTTTTATGATGTTTTTCAAGTAGCGGTGAAAGTGCTTTTCTAAATCCGTAATGATCTGTATTGTGACCTTTTAATTTTTTGTTTTTTCCAATAGAAATAGTATTTACAGCACCAATTTTTTTAGCTGTTTTTGAAAGTCCATCTAAATAAGGAATAATTTCTTGTTTGTAAGGTATAGTGACATTTAAACCTTTTAAGCCTTTAGTTTCGCCAATAACTTTAGGAAAACCTTTAATAGATTCTAGATCAAAATTTAAATATTCACAATTGTCAAAGTGAAGAATAGCAAATTTTTCAGTAAAATATTTTTTTGAAAAAGAATAACTGATGTTTTTGCCAATTAAGCCATATTTCAATTGTTTTTTTTGCTTTTTCTTCTTTGCCATTGCTCTATTTTTTACCTAATTTATATGCAATTTTTTCCAAACCAAAAATTAATAAAAATCCGATTATGACCATAATAATTGCTAAAATAATTTTTGGTTCGCCATCGAAGTTTTGGGGTAAAATGCTTCGTTCGATAAATGGAACTGTTTCACCATGACTATTTAAACGAGTTTCTAAAACTTCTTTCCAAGGCCAAATTTTATTTAATGATCCAATCATAAAGCCTATTAGCAAAGCTAAAGTTGTGTTTTTATGATGTGCAAACATCCAAGTTAAGACTTTTGAAAATAATTTTAAGCCTAATAATGCACCAAGTGCAACGGTACCAAGTTTTAAAATAGCGGTTGATATAACATCAAAATTACCAGAAATTAATCCATTTTTAATATCGTTAAATGATCCGAAAATAGTTGCGTACGAACCTATTAATAGTAAAATAAAAGCGCCAGAAATTCCAGGTAAAATCATAGCAATTATAGCTATGAATCCGGATAAAAACAAAAAAATATAGCTATCTGGAGAATGAGTTGGCTCAGCTATTGTAATATAAAATGAAAGTATTGTCCCAATTAATAATGAAATGATACTTTTTGGGGACCAATGCGTGATTTCTTTCCAAATAAATAAAATACTGGCTAAAACTAATCCGAAGAAAAACGACCAAACTAAAATAGGCTGAATTTTCAATAAATTAGTAATTATAATTGAAAACGTAAAAAGACTTGTCGCAATTCCAATGCCAAGTGCCAATAGGAAATTTCCATTAATAGCACCCCAAGTGGCTTTTAAGCCATTTTGTCTTAAATGTTTGATAACATCTAAATTGATTCTGTTAATGCTATTAATTAATTCTTGGTAAATACCTGAAATAAAAGCTATTGTACCACCAGAAACACCAGGAACAACATCAGCTGCACCCATAGCCAATCCTTTCAAAAAAATTAAAATATAATCGGGAAATAGTTTTCTCATTTTTACATAAAAAAAGTCACTCTTAAACAAAAGTAGTTAAAGAATGACTTTCAATTGGTTTTTGTAGGTTATTTTAATTTAAAATTTTCAATTTGTTGTTGCACTTCTTCCATTTCCCAAGTTACAGGAAAAAACTCATCTAATATTGTATGATTATTAAAGTTTAGATGAAGTGCATTTGTAAGGTGAAATTTGCCTTTATCTTTTTCGTCTAACATATAATATAAACCTGCTAAGCGGTATTCAATTTCATATTCATCAGGAAATACTTCTGAAGCTTGTAAAAGAATATCAATTGCAGTTTCAAATTCG contains:
- the def gene encoding peptide deformylase, whose product is MILPIYGYGEAVLRKMCEEISKDYPNLKETIANMYETMYNAHGVGLAAPQVGLPIRIFIVDTEPFADSDDVSKEEAAELEGFKKTFINAKIIKEEGDIWGFNEGCLSIPDVREDVFRHEKITIEYFDEDFNKKTEVYDGLIARVIQHEYDHIEGILFTDHLSTLKKKLIGKKLMNIMEGKARPDYKMKLANKKVK
- the mazG gene encoding nucleoside triphosphate pyrophosphohydrolase, producing the protein MNSRQQHLDAFNRLLDIMDDLREKCPWDKKQTLESLRHLTIEETYELGDAILDNDLQEIKKELGDLLLHIVFYAKIGSETNDFDIADVANSICDKLIDRHPHIYGDVVVADEEEVKQNWEKLKLKEGKKSVLEGVPKSLPALVKASRIQDKVKGVGFDWEEPHQVWDKVQEELQELQEEVQSANQDKIEAEFGDVLFSMINYARFLKVNPEDALERTNKKFMKRFMYLESKAAELGKPLADMTLAEMDVFWEEAKRLPK
- a CDS encoding META domain-containing protein, which produces MKYFKFLFVVIFFTIMGCKGGKETNSNKITSEVFTDSVISSIESYDNEIKLEGTKWKLIQLRGKQVQNTSEKEMIIEFHSDGRFSANMGCNGIGGNYHIKEGNRISFSQVISTMMACPNMENEEVFKAIIETIDNYAISNNKLSLNKARMAPLAVFIKK
- a CDS encoding DUF368 domain-containing protein — translated: MRKLFPDYILIFLKGLAMGAADVVPGVSGGTIAFISGIYQELINSINRINLDVIKHLRQNGLKATWGAINGNFLLALGIGIATSLFTFSIIITNLLKIQPILVWSFFFGLVLASILFIWKEITHWSPKSIISLLIGTILSFYITIAEPTHSPDSYIFLFLSGFIAIIAMILPGISGAFILLLIGSYATIFGSFNDIKNGLISGNFDVISTAILKLGTVALGALLGLKLFSKVLTWMFAHHKNTTLALLIGFMIGSLNKIWPWKEVLETRLNSHGETVPFIERSILPQNFDGEPKIILAIIMVIIGFLLIFGLEKIAYKLGKK
- a CDS encoding glycosyltransferase family 9 protein, with translation MKVLVIQIKMIGDVLASTVICETIKKNNPNCEIHYLIQKNSFAVVENNPFIDKVIFFEEEKYKGFKGFVKLGKEIKQENYTAIIDAYGKLQSIIPSYLSKVKTRIATKKWYTDLLFTKTVTPDTECEGTANAFRLLLAKTFLKKEVELIYPKIHLTSEETTNAKSIIESQLNISKPIFMISIVGSAPNKSLPKDYMAKVLDTITISNKNAQLVFNYMPNQKDEAKAIFDSCNLETQKQIVFDFYCKGLRTFISVLSQCDALIGNEGGATNMAKALNIPTFTIYAPWINRNSWNIMETSGLHDIVHLRDYYSDLYKNKHPKNFKEKSLEWYEKLNPDLFKEKLEQFVKRISQ
- a CDS encoding 2,3,4,5-tetrahydropyridine-2,6-dicarboxylate N-succinyltransferase, whose protein sequence is MENLQSTIEQAWENRALLQEETTQKVIREVIELLDNGTLRVAEPTINGWQVNEWVKKAVVMYFPIQKMETWEAGIFEYHDKMELKRNYAEKGVRVVPPATARYGSYVSKGVIMMPSYVNIGAYVDEGTMVDTWATVGSCAQIGKDVHLSGGVGIGGVLEPLQAAPVIIEDGTFIGSRCIVVEGVRVEKEAVLGANVVLTGSTKIIDVTGDKPKEYKGFVPARSVVIPGSYTKKFAAGEFQVPCALIIGQRKPSTDLKTSLNDALREYNVAV
- a CDS encoding DUF349 domain-containing protein, which gives rise to MLEEKNDNLHEADGQENQTSENFVETQPKNAQDEIDNSNAEESEDDTVKDKHDIPLLDYESMTMEDLVSELEKLVNNHKVMAIKDHAEEIRKAFMNHYHHLIDEKRDEFNAENTDENAEFEYHFPLKNKFDSVYEEYKHKRNEHYNQLQKNLKSNFQKRNDLIEELRTLVDHPDESDSIADMFKKLNDIREQWKSAGAIPRDKYNIVWNNYHFHIERFYDLIHLDKEARDSDFKNNLEQKQAIIERAKELVNEEDVMKAFRELQLLHRVWKEEIGPVAREEREAIWNEFSDLTKQMHDKREAFFSKAKEREHDNLANKNTIIRAIEALGNESISSHNGWQAQIKKMEELRQQFFKAGRVPAEVNEATWDAFKSAVRAFNANKNSFYKDIKHEQQENLNKKLALVEKAESLKDSEDFNAVTPVMKQIQDEWKKIGHVPRKYSDKIWADFKNACNHYFDRLHKVRNQENKVEIEAFDKKKDYLENLKSFELTGDHKTDLDAIKAHIEAWKAIGRVPFNRRHIEGKFNKILDALFEKLSLSKKDTELMKFDAKLEQMVENEDGRALEKEQYFIRKKIDEVQNEIFQLENNIQFITSAKKDNPFLKEVQKNIERHKDELKLWKEKLSKLREI
- a CDS encoding shikimate dehydrogenase family protein, with protein sequence MAKKKKQKKQLKYGLIGKNISYSFSKKYFTEKFAILHFDNCEYLNFDLESIKGFPKVIGETKGLKGLNVTIPYKQEIIPYLDGLSKTAKKIGAVNTISIGKNKKLKGHNTDHYGFRKALSPLLEKHHKKALILGTGGASKAIAYALRRLQIEFDFVSRTPSEYELSYEELNDEVFDDYQIIINTTPLGTHPKVEDCPPLPYELFTDKHIAFDLVYNPEETTFMKKAKERGAKVQNGYEMLVFQAEKAWKIWNK
- a CDS encoding NAD-dependent epimerase/dehydratase family protein; translation: MNILVTGAAGFIASHLCEDLASKGFNVYGIDNFNDYYDVKLKRLNAADLLTKGVKIFEVDLNSDLAEVFKVKYDYIYHLAAQPGISTTTSLEEYVTNNIYATQNLLDFVLKYNADLKMFVNIATSSVYGLEATVDETVPPQPVSFYGATKLAAEQLALALQRTNKLKVCSIRLYSVYGPRERPEKLYTLLVENLFNNKPFPLFEGSDKHERSFTYVGDIVEGLSSIIGKEELINGEIINLGTDEVNTTGQGIELVQKIMNKQLLIDHKPPRKGDQQRTAAVIDKARKLLDYSPKTSFEEGLKEQVKWFKEKFID
- the ruvX gene encoding Holliday junction resolvase RuvX produces the protein MPQLLAIDYGKKRTGIAVTDDMQIIASGLTTVETEKLISFLRDYFSKNKVEKVIIGEPKQMDGSASESAILIDSFITKFKEVFPNMIIERIDERFTSKMAFQTMIDSGMKKKQRQNKGLIDEIAATILLQDYLNYKK
- a CDS encoding antibiotic biosynthesis monooxygenase family protein translates to MYYAVIFTSTRTEVEEGYAEMAMRMVELAKQQAGFIGLESARSEIGITVSYWESLEAIKAWKDNTEHLLAQEKGKTTWYKNYKVRIAKVEREYEF
- a CDS encoding DUF5606 family protein; its protein translation is MSIQKILAISGKPGLFELKLQTRTGFVAESLLDGKKITVGMRSNVSLLSEIAVYTYSEEVRLSEVFKAIATKEKDGQALSHKEDDAKIRDYFREVLPEFDEDRVYTSDIKKVLNWYNLLQPKGFVSVEALSQESKEETAE